The DNA region CGCTTTTATTTAAACAGAAACGAACCGAATGGGAAGGGGCTCCCGATAGTGCTGTGTTTTATGAGTGCTATTTAGTTCGATATAATAATGACAGTACAACGCTTCTTGATTTTTACTTAAAAACAGGGCAATCTAAAGATTCTATTCTTTTCGTTAGTAATGACACTTCTATGAAAATTAGAGCACAAAATGCAGAAATAATGTTAAAGGAACCTTATATAATATATAAATGTATTGTTTTTTATTCAGTCGCTATGCTGGGTGAAGCAGTAGTGAATATATTTAAGGCCGATCCTGTTAATATAAGAATCGGAATATTGTACGGAGATAAAGCATATTTTTCTGATAACCAGCGTACATGTATTGTATTAGACCAATGGCCGAATCCAACTCTTTTTACAATTTTAGACATGATAGAATATTGGGAAAAAGAATATAATGAGATAATTAGTAATTATGATAAAGGATTAGAAGAAGCAGAAACAGAACAAGAAAAATATTCACTGTTAGAAAGTAAGGCAGAATATATAAAATATTATGAAAATATTATATCACAACCATTATTGAGCCTTGAGTTATAGGGATAGAAAATATGAAAGTAAGCGTTTCACAATTCCTGTATATAGCACTACCATCTTTGGAATAAACGATGATTCTTTTTCATGCAAATTATGGCTATAAAATATAAAAAAATTATTATTTATGCATATAAAATAACAAAGGAGATAATAACATGAAATTGGAAAACAAACTTACTAAAAATAATATAAATGAAGTTATTGATAAATATTTAGAATGTTTAAAAGAAATAAATATGAATGAATTTATGGAAAAAATGTCAAAGCTAAATATCTTAGATTATTTAACTTATTTAAAACGAGATTCCTTTAACAAAGGGCCTTATCCAGATGTATCTATATTTGAAGCTTCGAATAGAATCATGACAGACATGGTAATATTAAATGGTATAAGTATTCTTTTAGAAGGAAGATATCCAAATATTAATTTTTCTGAATATATTGTTGAATATGGAAATGATAGGAATTTAGAACATGACATAAATGCTAAAGAAAATGGTTATATTTTACATGGTGAAGCTTTTAATGTAGCACCATCTTTTTTTCAAAGCAAAAAAACAAAAGCGTTGGCAAAATTAAGAAAAAATATGATCGATAATAAAACGATTTCAATATTACTATTTAATAAAGATTCTGTAAATATTAAATATAAACCAAAATTAAAAAATAGCGAGTATTTTATTCCAGTTGAAATAAATGTTAAAATATAAATTTTATAGGTAGGAATTATTATGATTATTCATAAATTAGGTTCTAGATATTATGTTTTACGTTGTATAGATTGCGGAGCAGAGGAAGAATTTTTTTCCAAAGAAGATGCAAGAAAATTTATTTATGAAGAAACAAATGGATGGATTTATGTTGAGCAAGAAGGAACATATTGTAGTTCTTGTAGAAAATCTATAAAGGTAGAAAAAACTACATATAGATTCCAATTTTCTAATGGAAAAAGTTTTTTGGAGGAAATTGAAGATCTTAAAGATCAAGGATTTGACCCTCATGATTATTAAAATTGGTCAATGCGGGTAACCTGGCACCGAAAATGTAAAGGCCAATGGATTTCATGGGTTAAATATTGTTGAGAAAAATGAGCGAGAAGTTTTTAACATAAGTTGATTTTTCATCATTGTAATATTATAGGCTGTACAGAATAATAGCCATAGTACAATTTTGTAATCTGACGCTTTTTTCATTGTCAATTTATACTACAGGCGAATTAGATAAGGAGATATAAATATGAATAAAATATTATTTTACTTTTGTTTTTTAATGTCATTTTTGATTATTATATTTTGTGGATTTAAAATTTATATCTTTCCATCAATAGGAAATTTTCCCTATGAAAATTTTAACAAAATAATATACGATATTTCTCTTGGGATTATTTCTGCTTACATATTTTATTTTGTAATAGAATATATTCCAAATATTGAAAATTCAAAAAAAGCATATAAAGTATTACATTCGCAATTTGTTGATATTAAACACAACCTAAAAAATATTGTTGGTGTTTTAAATGGTATAGTCCTTATTAAAGAAGATAATAAATTTGAGTATGATGATAATAAAATATATTTTAAAATAGAAAACGTATTTTATTATGAAAAAATAAATGAATTCATAGATTACAATATTAAATATTTATATTCTAAAATAAATAAATTAATATTTATACCAATATATAGAGATATAGATAAAAATATTTCAGATATTATTTCAAAAATAAATTCTTCTACTTTTCTTGATAACACATTAAAAAATGTCTGTAAATCAGATAGTAAAACAAGAAGTAAAACTGTGTATGGAAATGCTTTTAAGGATAATAAAAACTTTATTATTTTGTATCAAAAATTAAATAAAACAAAATCATTTTCAAAAGCGATATTAATGGAAAATGAAGAAATAGCTATATATAATGAAAGAATAAATTCTGCTAATAGTATAATAGAACAAAATTATAAAGGGATACGATATTTAAATGGGATTGGTATAGGAAAAATATAAATTGAATTAAACTACAAATTACATCACCACAGAAACCACCCCATTATCCTCGCAAGCCCGCCCATATACCAGCAGCGGCGCCTGGCCAAACTGGGGCGTCAAGGGTGACAGGCACCAGAATTTTGTAGTGTCCCTTTTCAATGAGACACTACAGATAGCGTATAGTGCATAAGGGCAACGCAAGTGCCCGGCCTGCCCGTAGCCTTGCTATGAATAATGGTTTTTTTTCCAAAATACCATTTGAAACCATCTGGACGGCATTTGAAATTTTATTTCAAGTCATTAGTATTACATTAAAAACACTGCCAGTAAAATTTCCCTATTTTTTTAAATATACTCAGAATTTATTTTACAAAATATAATGCCATGGTTATACTATATTTATCAGCATTTCAATGATTTGTTGGGGACGCCCCGTTTTATGTGGCTAACGGGGCGTCCCATTTTTCTGGGAGCAAACAGGTGCCTGTCACCATTTTTACCGGTAGTATCCTTCGCGCGAGAAAAACTAAGATAAGCGGATGTCAGGCACCCTTGCGTTGCCACCAATGTAAAATCATGCTTTATATAATTCTTTATTTAACCATTTCAATTTTTTACCAATTGGTAAACCAGACATAGGAATTTCCTTATTATTAATTTTATCTATAAATAATTCAATATATTTATCAAATGCTAGTATTATAAATTTATCATTATTAATATCGCACTTTGTTTCTAATTGCTCAATAATATTTTTACTCCATAATTTTCTGTCACTTATGCTCTTTGATCTTAATTCAACATTGTATGGTTCAATTTCATCATCACTTTCTAAAACACCATATTTTGAGGAGATAATAAAAATACGATCTGGTTTTAAAATATTTGCATATTCATAAGCTTTTTCAAAATATGATCCGTGATATAAATATTTCGCTTTTGTTTTATAGTTATTCTGAGTTTTAACACAAGACAACAAAACAATTTTCATTTAATTATCCTTTATCTATTGTAATAATCTACTATATGTTCTTTTATCAAAGAATGATAATATCCATCTTTTATTTGGATGATTATAATAAAGTAGTTCTGCTCTAGTCTTAATTTTACTTTTTACAAATTCAATTTCAATCATTTTATTTGTTTTATTACGATTGCCAGGGTCATTTACAGAAGAGTCCAGTAATTCAATAACATAAGAAAAATCACATATGTTCCAAGCAAGGCAAAGTAATGCAAAAATTTTTGTACCAGATTCTTGACCATATATCATATTTCTATGAAAAGACAAAATCAAATTATATTTTTCCCTAGTACCATATTCTTCTTTATATTCTATAGGGTGTTCGTTTATAAACTTTTCAATACCCTCTTCAATTGATTTTCCACCATAATCAATATCATAAAAAAGGTCATCTAAAACTTTACTGCCATATTGGCTGTCATACCAAATTGAAGAATAGAGTAATGAATAGGCTATCACTTTATCAGAATCAACATCCTGAGCATATAGGTTATTCATTGTCAAAAAAATTAAGCCAATTATGGATAAACATAGCATTCTCTTCATTTTTCACCTTTAAATATTTTAATGCAAAATATTGCTATTGCCTGGCACCGGTTTCGGCTGCCAAAGCCTTCCCGAGTTTCTTTTGAATAGCAACGGTATGCCATCTTTTACTTCTTAAAAATACATGACTTCAAAACATCAGATTAACAATAGGGCTTGGGGTGAAATTAGTCAAGTAAATTGGAAAAAAATACCACCAATAGGACGGTATATCCATCTAGCAGTGGGTTGGAAAGGTGACAGCCACCAAATTTGGGTTTAGACATGAAATTTGCGGGTTTCCCTTGCATACTACACAATAGTATAGTATAACGAAGCTATGACACAACTAGAGATTGGAACTTGCTCCGGTGCCAGGCACTCTTTTTATCACACCCCGACCACCCGCCCCACCTCCACCGAAACCGCCCCGTTATCCTCGCACACCCTTCCATACACCAGCAGAGGCGCCTGGTCAAACAGCAGCCGCCCATACCGCTCATACACCCCGGGAAAAATCACCGTCTCATACAGCGCCGTCTCATCCTCAAAGGTCAGAAAGCTCATAGCAAGCCCGTCCTTAGTCCAGACCTCTTTCTGCGTCACCGGCCACCCCAGAAGACAAACCTGCTGCCCAATATATTCGCCGACATACCGCCCCTTAACCCGCCGCAATCCTCTAATCTTATCCTTCCACAGCGCAAGCGGATGCAGCCCCCGCAGAAACCCCAGCGCCCGGTACTCCTCCCATAACTCCTCATCACCCGTTTTCTGCTTCACCGGAGCCGGAGCCAGTACAGCCGCCCCACCAGCCCGGTAAACAGGCGTAATCTCCGCAGCAAATAATTCATCCTGCCCCTTACGGCCCGCCCCGGTATGGGCCTTCAACAATTCCCGCGCCTGCAACGCCCTGGGCAAGCCCCCGGCAATGCCGTCAAACACCCCTGCAGGGCAGAGCGCGATCACATCATCCCTGTCCAAGCGTACCCGCCGCAAGAAATCTGCCATCGACCGGAACTCCCCGCCCTTCTCGCGCTCCGCAACAATCGCCGCCCCCCCGGAAGCAGACAGCCCCTTAACCGCCATCAGCCCCACAACAACCCGCTTCCCCATGCCGTAGTACCGCCAGCGGCTCGTATTCACATCCGGCC from Treponema primitia ZAS-2 includes:
- a CDS encoding DUF6884 domain-containing protein, with protein sequence MKIVLLSCVKTQNNYKTKAKYLYHGSYFEKAYEYANILKPDRIFIISSKYGVLESDDEIEPYNVELRSKSISDRKLWSKNIIEQLETKCDINNDKFIILAFDKYIELFIDKINNKEIPMSGLPIGKKLKWLNKELYKA